The DNA window gtttcctgcctgctttgatggcatcatggcaggggtcggtcatggcagagtccgtgcttggctggggacccctttgctgttggggaccccactccccagcagcccatgaaccccgctggtgcccagggacgtccctttcatcagccacatcccatctgtgcacagggacccccggggtggccgtgccaccacccccagccgcttccagcgccgccatccccgagacactggaaccacaactctgcaaaggccgcggctcccaagaaatgcacacagagcttgggtgtgaaaaacaggaacacaactctttattaacaacaacacaactacctacaactcttaacaaccagtaacaactcttacaactcttaacaactctgaacaactaacaaaaatattaacaactaacaaaactattaacaaacaccaaaactattaacaaactgtagacaGCTATTTAcaacacttcctcttccttggtctgctcttggtctggcctccgcacgcctgctgcccctggaagaaaagccagcggcacggccgtttggctaacgagcagcgcctcacccagcagagctggggcttcccgagccggctcagcggcagcagctgcttcgggtcgggcttcgccccgacgggcgttccatggccacagccctgggacacgctggggacagcgggactctgccaccagcgctgagccccgcctgggctcgggcttacacttgcctgtcccggccctaaggaatcgctcccggcccaaaCCGGAcgagggctcagggcagcgcggtgggggccgttgtgccgccagcacgagggcagcgggcgccgtgtccctgcagcggggaccacccagcccagccccagccccagccccatcccggtggcaggagaccctccctccctgcgggcagcgcatggcgagcacgtgcctgtcctcctgatggcgggtccacatccatcgcctcctcctcctccacatccacctccatctcctcctcctcagccacatccacctccatcgccatctcttcctccgtccccacactcctggcagccgcctctgcagcctccagcgcagtctggcacatcctaagccgaaaggcaagcagaaaagggcattggtcctgccctggccagcccagcggacctgtgggacgggggtctccgcacccctgcccctcttgctgcccggggagagccgtgggcacatccccagcaggaactggctggacctgagtggctccttggccaccagcacccaccaacactgacgccccagcgcctgcagctggaggctcctcttcttcctctccttcagcagcttggagtgcggcacggtcctgtggatctggcggagcagagagggcaggggtgagcagccctgctccctgccccacggggctctgggcacagtccccggccccccccgcgtagaccccggccccgcgcctgccctggcgcccagaagctccttactcggtgcaggcggcctttgggctcggcgctgctccgctggcagggctcagctcccacggctccagcctggaaaggggcagcgcaggcaccggctcaggctccggccagcacccgcctgctcccgccgagcatccctgcggcaccagcccggggcagcctgggctgtgtgtggggacgtgtccccccggcgcagggatgctgcatcccagcagggcatgagcagcccagaagggcttctgccagcccctggccttgcaggggtggggggagagggcgagacaaggtctcagccccccagccactgcggggtgcccacctccagggaacagggatgtacctctgccagcacacatggattcttcttcatcgccttcattatcactACGCTcggggaaagaaattgggatcaggcgggatgggagGAGatgggctgggtggagggtaggagctgtgaggagcaggagagcagggctgtgtggggagcaggagagaagggctgtcgggcacagggcagaggggatgcgttgtgcccgtcgccagggactggcagttacagatggaacacgggccatggcaacgggagcgcagtggggatggggacgagcccccttaaagaggggggcagctgaatacatacctaccccccaaagttaagaatcccaacacattacacttcagtcctgtcttcagcggctcttcctgaccatcccctcatgcctgaccatcccctcatgccaagctgctcctcaggttagtctcagaagcgtgccggagaagacgtgcccaacagcatccagcctacgctgctgcgggctacgctggccgaagagcaggagcttaaagaggaggctgagaccgtggtcggggaagtgctggatgggggaaggcgctggatcagcccctccacgtcttcaggagggctccccatggggtcggcgggaggttgtttgccagtgccagagaggcagagcctttggacacttctcctgcggagcgatgggaggaatttggactggaggctcgagagattgtggcgagcgtgttggggagctttgggcagcgtttggtcctgaggaggtgtgcggctcctggggcacagagcccccgcgcagctccaccaggcggacaataaaacctttgctcccagggggtgccttgtgccttccttccttcaggccaggccatactgtgtctgtctgggcatcttccctgcaatgatttccctcttcttcctccctcccacagcctgggtcaggcgaagacccagcttttgtctcctttgggaagctttgtggccgggctatcggaggggctgctccagctctgcggagccggggttctggcggtccttgtgtcgagatcctttctccagggctctttctcctcagagcaagcagccctgcacaaaacccttgttcccgccgctctggggacggacgctggcgtctccccctggggaccgctctgccacctgtcctttgggtctcctcgctgcgcaggggggaggcaggtctattgtggaggcccagaacggtgcagcggagcaggttcgagcagccggtgccagggctcacccaaagggagctgcaagcagggaatgggaaaaaccagggccggaggagatggccctaaatcagggttcttcacccgctgggcaaaaaccaatcaacacactgagtcgagatatttggctttatttcagttctgcagaatcgggtgccgggcctttaacaacagccagcacaccacgcgtttccgacagtcccaggttcacagtgatgagatacagcccatgggtgagctacagttcccttaccagccctcatcagacacatgcattcaaatccaagtttggaacggtttgggagatccccctaattaggccaattaaggattaatttcaggagttcagctcaagttccatcaaagttctactacaattctatacaaagcgctcctggaactttttaaccatattcttttgacgtccctactctaacatttttctagcccatgaatgtaccaagcactctctttttccttcagaaacagtacaaaatggcttttattacaaaaaaggtaaaaaccccactccccctttccttcagaaacagtacaaaatgatttttagtacaaaaacataaacccccactatcactagcacatgctgcaaaatctacacagaacaaatgcaccccccctgcccgcaggaaaacaaacacagtccagggaagggcccaagacgggaaccccgcgatgctgcagctgctccgcggcaggacaaggttcagcgcagctcccgagtctctgccaccggagcagcagctttggccttcaaggtcttcaagttcctggccggtctttgcacagcactcaatccagtcccgcttctattttccgtcttgcgccagctgcgtctgcggaagggacacctgaaagaggccaaaggccgagctcagacaagcccacgctggtaggaccagccctagctccacggtaccggctctcggggaagacgcaccctctaacgccagccccgacaaacacttgctcttcggggaatggaagtcacaggctcccagagtcaccctggcctcacctcacactatcaacacgttgactttctctctggctcaccattcacacgtacaaccccgagacatcccatggatatgagagagagaggttcctacaggattaagtcacccaactcccctttccaagggagagactggggctgctgccaccttactgccacaggctttttcctcagcaggagagttactggtgacacaaggcactgaggaactcttctgctctcatctgccttgaaaacgtgacagctagcgcgtgaaaagggaaaatgggaaagctcaacaagacgagcaagactcaaggggaacgtccttagactattctctatttcccatccattccgttttctgagtttcctccaatccctctcccaccctgcctgacccacaggcaccacagagaccagacctcggggaacgatgctgtctggccatggccaagggacgcgtctgactgggtattcccaccgcctgccggcctcccttcctgatggccaaacaaaactcgggccacagcatcgtgcagagctgtgcccatcagcacagccacagcggctctggatgagagctttcctgctcctcacccgctctatactggggggctgctgccatcgttcctccatctggccagagcctcctcccaccaagtaagatcctggtctcacctgctgagacgccggcatcttgtgctggtcagactcggagagagaagatccgcctgcatctggcagcgcccgacctctgcaatatctcctcagcctcctccgttcacgttccacctgcacgttggataggagaaagggtcacagaaagctgccaccacacaaggagcaaaaggacctctggacatcctggcaaggagatggctgctccgagactgtgaattgcaccacagaacgctggggccaaaaagcactccaagcagcccacggaagagagcgagcaggaggaaagagttcctgacacaagagtgtccagtgggtgtggatggggacactggggcaagaaggctggtaccgcagtgaacgcgcatttgcgaaggcaacggggtgccagaagagagagaaaagacaaaagcgtgtggccacaggggacagtgggagagggaaggaaacaagccgaggactccacagtgctgcctctggaaatgcggtgccttccagaggaccgtgatgctgcgcagaggcagcgaaagcctggtctacctcctccagagtcctcctgagctcagcactgtattgcttcagctccatcttctcccggtccagccttgcaactgctcgctgcagacgttccagccgctgcgacaggagtctcttctccgagagccaggacagccgctgcccttctgcaatcgcctgctgggcattcagagagcagatgatgggagtggtgccacagaaaggagagaagggccagagtcaacacatcgcggagagtgaccatggaggagaggacagtgctacgtcccttctcctcctcctcccggcccacagcccaaaacaacactctcccttcccaggggccctcctccacatcacctcggagaaatccctgcgccaaaagaacaccctgaaagcgcaacgaagccttcaacctcaccagccaacggtaccatttccattctctctaataccctgggaaagctggacctcaggagtctccatctctgaaagcctcctctaagcaccatcagtgtcgctgctgttcagccatccttacaccattctactacgtttagtacattcgcttggtcaactgtgccctttccaggccaaatcccaaccgccacacattgcttcatcttgcctagataggagagaaccaaccacccacgcacagctcttgggctcgcattcattttaacggcaagctgcgtagttctttcattagttctgggcttgacggaaagcgtttgagcagctgaatggtgaattactagcaaacattttcttctcggcccaagcccaaacacaaacaagaagtctcagccaagctcctcagaacagcgtaggctcacagcctccattgtcacagctcggctcccttttcatcaaggaaaaggtgcagacggactgcagggtcagaaagggaccagaccctcgtgccctcctcacaagacaggccgcgaacgccagtaccagcaacaaggggcctgttccgtctgctccaacacctctgtcagccgccaaaggacagaaaggaaggaacaaagttcccccgcctgcagctggcagcagcgttaggagtctactccatggcgggcgggaggctgggaagatcccagccctttgctgccgtgctttggctggggaccacccaaccttctgttgaactcctcttacgcccacacgcaacccgtgcctgcatttactgtcccaccagagtcctgggggtctccacgctccttccaggacgagccactggctctgctgcctggcccggcaccgtgtcgcccgggacagaccattgctgccatttcccacgctcaggctgttcttctcctcaagccagcccacaaagctggcttgaagcattcagaagcatagtgtttcctaccacgtcttgcagcagcttgtttatctccccttggtggtcggcctcccgaactttgagggtgtccgtatgctgctcttctttctgcaggagctcttgcgccatgttttgccgttcccgcttcaggagagacctctccgcttccagctcccactgaaggcacttcacttcccctgcaaacacgacaaatggcaagagtcagagtctgcacaaacagcggctctgactttactgaccttacgccctttgagtttccgtggaggaggggtctgtctccagctccttcactcctcagaagcactgcggacagagagctgctttcatgccaccttccccaggcacgggatcaccagaaacgggaggctctcaccttggatcacctccttggcctgcgccaccgcgtggagctgggtttcgagatgactcctgctgatctccagctcagacaagtgctgctgagcctccaacaggctgcattccagggtctccttccctgacctgcaaatcgtgaatacagagagaaaggagctgcttgctcctgacacccacggggagttgttccaggaagaagcggtgcaagatccctacccctgcctacggaaaaaggctcgcgtggaaactcctacacagagagcctattgctgcccttccaaatagcaatgcgggcccctgccaggggatggccaggcttcccttgtcacctggcagcacacagaaagcccagccgaattggactgcaatagccaaatcttcacttgctggggtctgatccacgacacacgggtagctgcgcccaccaagcctgtgccagcaagcaaaacttggatggacaacggaggacgtatcttcaagaaggagaacaagcacacagttccgattacaccagtctctggcaggccaaagtaactatgtccattttaacagacatcagtgatgggcaggaacccctgaaggctggcgagaattcaagagagggttccctgctgctggtgtcaccagctctagctcctgcaccacactaacaccagttagcttagaaacagaaggccctccacattttctgcaggagcctctggcttctcccgaagggcagcgtcctgctcacaacctccataagcaacagccgtcaattctgaagatcccaccttaaactacgtgacaaggaaagatcgatgttcaaatgcacagaacaagaatccaagacccgagagaaacttcacgttctgggaaacgtctgcgtggtttaattatggctccgttcagagcccactcggcttgctgtggacgtcacagaggaacacgtaagggggcataaacatgagcccaacgctcaggagagctttgccagcttcagctgtcagaaaaataaccttcaaatcaaggttgacttttttttttccttgcaattcttccattttctgtccatggaagcgaaaacatgtgaaaagcacacaggatgcaatcaatccccgtggaaccactgtcacctttaccattacagacattaaagaacgtcctgcccagggtctcctccctgcccttacctggcctctgccagctgctccgaaaggccttgtctctcccgctccagggctgccagtcgcacctccagggcagccttctcccgcaccagcaactccttctctgcgcacacctcggccagcgcgtgcccttggcgagaggactcctggcgcaactgctccaggccactgcgagacgactcttgctggcgggaaacctggaagcgggacaaaaggcagtgagagtccttgcgtgcagccctggcttttgccccagacaaaggctccagagctacacagtttgctgcttttgccacacgggagaacagtagagtcgtggatgcagtcctctctctgcaacttaccagaagccaaaaaggaggccaacacgcacagcttcacccagccaagcagccacatgcccacccagaagcaccaggtctttggtctcacctcaaggagtttctcttgggcttcttccttctcctctgccaggacgcccagctctacccgcagctcctcttgttgctcctctgctttcttcagcagctgctccaggtggcctttctctgcacagagctcgctctttgttctttcacacaagctcagcttctcctgggcagagatctttgctctctccatctcatccactttacacaacagagcctcattctcttgctccagctgcaatcacagaagcacagaggaaatcaaatacagcaagacttactctgaagaagaggagagcagcaactccacatcccctgcgtctcgctgacatactcccaggtcagcgctcccaagaagcacgtgcccacaaactaccccaaggagcctgcgtggtctcatcaccatttcccaaggaggagaacagcacgttccctggcctctactgacaccaaaaaagcatctgtgctggtcttgctatcacaaggtggccataccttctccagggccactctaagctcatgcttctcttccttcagcacatccctctcaaggtgcgattcctccagcgcctctctcgcaactaccaactcatgctgtaacacgcagtgtttgtcttcaagtgccactaagtccttcagtctgtgagaaggggaaagacaaacgagttgtcaatgtaaaaacattcttgtttccaaaaccaggagcacatactgtgtcccagatatggcagttggaatgatttccaacggctttggacctacacctaaacaccaccggcatttccttgactagagctgcatcgctctttgtcatggatgaaacgttcctcgttgagaaagtaaatcaagcttccagacatcacagaacgtttccaaaacgttcaggtactggcaacagcttcctgcctcttagttctctctctcctctttcatacgttggatacaagccttgcacaagttcttcttgggctaaaacagactttgaaagtccagactacgactcccacaattacttttgccttctgcagtgaatgaatcccaggccctgcaagctgtctggggagacggctatgaatgtccaatccaataaccatgggatcacaggaggggcccggttaatacgctgcatgttgcaaaatggcccttcttgccccaaaggccttctgcactcagtctcgcaaggaactgtcagcacagaggtgctacagtgcttaggatggtgctgggcaaattcctgccaactcctctagcaccgccccggggagcaaaagggctgtagcagagacagagctctctttaggctgctctcgcttgctcaccaagaaccagttcacagcaaaagcactggaatacgccacctctttgccagtctggtcttacccagaggagcttctggcagtcagacgatttttgccgtcctttctgttgaaggcaaccgtttgactcgggacagaaacaaggccgtgcagaacgggtgtgtttgcaatgtgaacacagcccatctatgaatgcaagaggcagccccagaagagaacggtgctaacagcaaagtttaaaacacctttacctctcctgaagctccttcttctccagctcccccttgccttggaaggacatcacgctgcagtttagacgggagcagtttgccattacagacccagaaagcctcgtttgctctgccttcagctctgacaaatctctgcagaagaacaaaggaagagccaacgttcacaccaccagctctctcagctgactcgcttctcacgcacgtaatggcgccaagaggaaaagctgccaggaaagatgacatctcggctggggacaaatcattcccctgacactctggggtcaggacacaccttggcgagcgactgctcagaggctcacgacaacagccacataataaacttttcaggaaggtggaggaagaataagcctaaaacggcgtaacgaaaaagcacaaagaacacaagaaccaaggcacgctcgacgcattaaggaaggttcatcatccaggaagagaaatggctgacagtaacccagagtctgaagtcgcctgctgacaccagcagcagacactctcacggctacgctgctcttgtttgtgtagaaggcaactgtgagaaaggaacctcagagaggtgtgaagggaaggtacatcttttctgccagagatcgggcctcaacttctactcaccggttcgtggcagtgttcatttccaggaaatgacggcggaaggt is part of the Chroicocephalus ridibundus chromosome 12, bChrRid1.1, whole genome shotgun sequence genome and encodes:
- the LOC134522586 gene encoding centrosome-associated protein CEP250-like translates to MERAKISAQEKLSLCERTKSELCAEKGHLEQLLKKAEEQQEELRVELGVLAEEKEEAQEKLLEVSRQQESSRSGLEQLRQESSRQGHALAEVCAEKELLVREKAALEVRLAALERERQGLSEHFTTPCYSS